CAATCTTTTATTCTCACCAAGAATTTTGATAAAGTTTTTCATCGCTGCATTAGCACTGTCACCCAATGCTTTCAACACCATATCAGTTTTTTTCTCAGCTGCAATAATCGGTGATGTCAAAGCATTCATCACTTCTTTGTTACAGATTACTTCTGATAATGTGCTGAGTAGTGCAGCATCTTCTGCTACATCTTTACTTACAGCGCTGAGTGCCTGTGCGTATCTTCTAGCAATTAGTTCTTCCATTATGCCACCTTCTTCTTCACAATTTCAATAACTTTAGACTCACCGAGCATAATGTCATCGTTTGTGATGCTTTCGCCAAGAACTTCATCAATCACTTCTCTAGCAGACTTTTTCTCTTCTAAAACAAGCTTCTCATCAAACTGTTTTTGCATTGCATTTAGCTCAGTCTCGTTTGCACGAGCAATACCCTCTGCAAGAATTACAGCTTCTTTTTTTGCATCTTCAATGATTTGAGCAGCTCTAGCCTCTGCTTCTTCAACACGCTCTTCAGCCTCTCTTTTCATATCTTTAGCAGCTTGAAGTTTCTCTTCAATCTCTTTAAGTCTAGACTCAATCCCTGCTTGTCTTCCCTTGAAGAAATTTTTGATAGGGTTAGCCAATAGATAGTAAAGCAAGCCGGCAAAAATAATGAAGTTTACCAATCTTGGAACAAAGTCTGTCTCTCTACCAGTAATCTGGAAGTAGTGACTCTCACCAGCATTTCCACTTGATGCAAGAACAACAGCCGGAACCAAAAATAGTGCATATAGTGCCAATTTTTTCATTTCTGTCATTCCTCCTTATAGTTTGCTAAACTTAGCTTTTAAGCTCTCTTTGAAAAGAGGCATCTGTGAAAGAAGTGAGTTCTTAAGCTCTTCTCTATTGCTTGCTAGTTTTTCAACGAAGCTAGCATACTCTTGTTCAAGCTCACTCTGTTTAGTTTCGACTTTACTCGCAGCCAATGCCTTTTCATCATCGATTGCTTTCTGTCTAATCGCTGCAGCTTCAGCTTTAGCATTGCTAAGAATATCATCTGCTTTAGCGTTAAGTTCATCGGTATTACCGCTCAATCCTTTTGCCGCTTCCAAATCTTTTGCTATAGAGTTATCCCTGTCATCCATGAACTTGATCAGTGGTTGAAATAGCATATTATTTAAAAGAACAATTAGGGTGATGAATAGTACCAAGACAAACAACATTAACGGTAAATGTAGGTCAAGCATTCAAACTCCTCATGTAATTTCGCGCTATTTTACCATTTAGCACATGAGAAGTGGGTTAAATCTTATGCTTTTTTGAGGATTGATAAAAAGTTTTCAATTTCTTGAGAGGAGCTGAAACTAATTTCTACACTTTTTGATTTTATCTTATGTTTAAAAGGTAATGCAGCATTTATCGCTGCTTTATAGTCATCCATGAATGTAGATTGTGCTTGTGTTTTTGATTTTTGTTCATTATTGTTTTTATAATTTTTGACTATATTTTCAGCTTCTCGCACAGAGAGTTTTTGTCCTACAATACTATCAATAATTACTTTTTGTTTTAGTGCATCCAAGCCAACAAGTACTTTAGCATGGCCTTGTGAAATATTTCCTTCAACTAACTGTTCTTGTGCATAATCACTTAGAGTCAGAAGACGCATAGTATTGGTGATCTGAGAACGGCTTTTATGAACTATATCACTAAGATCCTCATGTCTTATCCCATGTACTTCTATAAGCTCGGCATAAGAGTTCGCCAGCTCTATCGGATTGAGGTTTTCTCTTTGAATATTTTCAATCAGTGCAAGTTCACGCAATCTGATATCGTCGATATCAACATCGGCAATTATAGCTTTGACCACTGGGAGATTAGCAAGTTTATGTGCGCGTAAACGACGTTCACCCGCAATAAGCATGTATCCATCACCCTTTTCAATTACTACAATAGGTTGTAGAAGTCCGTGCTCTTTGATCGACTCACTTAACTCTTGAAGTGCCTTCTCATCAAAGTGTTTACGAGGCTGAAACGGGTTTGGCGATATAGTAGAGACTTCTATCTCAGCTACTCTTGCACCTTGTGCTTCAAGTTCTGAACTATCAATCGAACTTAGATCCTTGGCATACGCTTCTTCCACTTCAGAGAGTATTTCCCCCAATCCTCTTCCTAATGCCATCACTAGTTCCTGATAATAACGTTTGCGAGTTCACTATAAGCTACAGAACCTTTGGAACTTGCTGCATACTCAGATATAGGTTTACCGAAACTTGGTGATTCAGCTATTTTAACATTACGAGGGATAACGATACACTCTTTACTCTTACTAATGTGAAAGAGTTTATCTTTAAAATGGTGTGTTAGATCTGCTAACACCTGCTTTGAAAGGTTATTCTGATTTGAATACATTGTAGGCAGGAATCCCTTGATCTTCAGTTTAGGATTAATCGTTTTTTTCAAAAGACTAACAGTATTCAGTAACTGAGCAAGTCCTTCTAATGCAAAGAATTCACACTGAATCGGGATAATAACAGAATCTGATGCAGAGAGTGCATTAATGGTAATAGGACCGAGTGCAGGCGGCGAATCAATAATGATATAGTCATATCTATCTGCAATCTCTTTGATCTTCTCTTTTAGGATCAATTCTCTATTTTTCTTCTTTGGTGAATAAAATTCTTTTTCTATCCCAACCAAGCCGATATTTGAAGGTACGATGTGAAGTTTTTTTATTTCAGTTTTCAGTATCACTTCTGAGAACTTTTTACTTCCTATCAATACATGATAGACATTGAACTCATAGTCTCCTCTAGTAAACCCTAAACTAGTCGTTGCATTAGACTGAGGATCTATATCGATAAGAAGAACTTTTTTATCTTTCTGTGCCAACGAAGCTGCTAAATTTACAGCAGTTGTTGTTTTTCCGACGCCACCTTTTTGATTGGCAATACTTATTACTTCACTCATCGTAAACTATACACCTTCTTCCCATTAATTAGTAATGAGCCATCTTCCTCTAATATAGCGTCTGACAGGCTCTTTTTGAGGTTTTCAACGTGCACTGAGAACCTTCTACTTAATTCAAATTCTACCTGATACTCACTAAAGATATCCTTCCATTTTGGAAATTTTTTCAGTGCAAAAAGATACTTTTCGAGTAATATTTCCGGATGAATATCGATGCCAAGGGCCTTATAGGCATTTTGTTCATTTTTTAAATTTATTCCAATTCCACACACTAATATTTTATCTATTTTTTTTGTGATGGTTCCGCCTACTTTTTCATCATTTAAATAGAAGTCATTGGGCCATTTTAACCATATTTTTTCATTATATTCCAATAGAACTTGTTTCATAATATATGAAAAATATATAGATGCTGAACTTAAAGGTAGATCAGAAGGTAATTGGTCTAAAGAAATAGCGATAGAAGCAAAGAAATTACCTTTTCCGCCACTCCATGCATTATCACGGCTACCAATGCCGGCACTCTGTTCGTAAGCAATAACTGCACAAGGAGGGTTTAGTCTACCTGATTTTAGTTCATCAATAATATACTTTTGCGTAGAAGGAAGTATATCAAATGATATGATCTCCAACTTTTATCCCCCTTCCTACACAATATGCTTTAGCTTCGACAGGCTTTTTAGATGCCGGCTGAATCGTTCCGATCTTAACAGATCCTTTACTACAACCTACAATGACACTATCCTCTTCAAAGCCGAGCAGTTCAAAGGCTTTGTGTTCCTTTTCACTTTCAACCAGGCTTATCTCATCAAACTTTGTACCGTTGCTGGCAAAAATCCCCGGCCACCCTTCAAAAGCACGATATTTATTATAAAGTATCTGGGCATCAGCAAAATCTACTTCACCATCACTTTTCTTTATTTTTTTACACAGAGTTGCTTCAGTATCATTCTGTGCATCAGGTGTAATGTCATTAAAGTTTCTAATTGTGGAAAGAGTCAGTGTGCATGCATCATTTGTCAGTTGCTCCATCAATGCATGTAGTCTCATGTCTTGCGGGATCTCAAACATTATCTTTTCTAACATTGGTCCCGTATCCAACCCCTCTTCCATCAACATCGAAGTAACACCTGTTACTTTATCTCCATTAAGCAGTGACTGTTGAACAGGAGATGCTCCTCTATATTTTGGAAGCAATGAAGCATGAAGATTGATACATGGAGCGATATCTAGTACGGATTTAGGGAGTAATTGTCCAAAAGCTGCTACGATGATAAAGTCAGGTTTTTGTGCTGTAATAGCTTCTACAATTCCCTCATCACTAAGTCTGTTTGGCTGTAGTACTTCTATATCGTGTTTCTCCGCCAAAACTTTGACAGGCGGCGGGGTAAGTATTTTTTTACGACCCACAGGCCGATCAGGCTGGGTAAGCACTAGACTTACATCCATATCATCTGCATCAATCAAAGTTGCTAATATCTCTTTAGCATAATGTGGGGTTCCCATATATACAATTTTGTAACTCATAGTCTCCCTTATTTGTTTGTTGTAAAAAGTGTTCCACCTTGATGCACTTTATCTATAAGAAAAGACTTTACATCACTCAGATCAAATCCGCTAGCAAGGAACATCTCTCTATTATGTTTCATTAAAAAATCTGCTGAGAGTAGTTTTGTAACGATTCCGCCGGTCGCAAACTCATTATTAGGTGTATGTTCTGCTTCAAGTTCTTCTGGAAGTAATTCAGTTACTACTGCTCTCCTTTGTGCATCTTCATACCTATTTGGATCCTTATCATAAAAAGCATCAATATCCGAAAGGATCACCAGTAAATTTGCATCAAAATAGTGTGCAACGTGTGCCGAAAGTCTATCATTGTCACCAAAAACCAATTCATCAATACTTACTGTGTCATTTTCATTGATAATCGGTATAACTCCATTGGTCAATAGCGTATCTATTGCTACTTTCGCATGTGCTATTGGTTTTTCCGATTCGAATACATCAGCGCTCAAAAGTACCTGAGAACAAAAGATATCAAATATATCAAACTGTTCTTGATACATCTTAAGCAGTAGGGGTTGGCCAATTGCTGCAAGTGCTTGTCTGTTTGCCACAGACTTACGATCAAGAGGAAGTTTCGTATAACCTGCAGCTACCGCACCGGAACTAACCAATATCACTTCATATCCATTCGATTTCAACACTGTGATCAACTCTACAAGTGCTAACATACGACGTTTTGCGATCATTCCATTCTCAGTAAGTACATGAGAACCTACTTTGATAACGACACGACTCATTAAGCCTCCTCTTGTTCCTCTTCTTTAACTGCTTTAACAAAATCATTCAAAGTATAACGCAATGCCTCAGTATTTAAGTGTGTTACCGAAGAAATCGGAATAACAAATAGAGGCTCATGTTGAGGAAGTTTTACACCAAAGTCTTTTTCAAATCCATATGAACTGTACTCTGGATTTGCCTTAAACTTATTGAGTGTTTTATTTGCACTCAAACCGATATCACTCAAAAATTTTTCAGTGAGTTTATTCACTTCTTCTACTGCAAAAGTATCCGTTTTAGTTATTGCTACAGCAAACTTACGTTGAGCCAGCTTTTCAGAATACCGTTCTAATTCTACGAGTAATGACTCATATTGATATTTCATCTCTCTATAATTTGCTGCATCTATCAATAAAAGCAGTGTTTTGGTTCTCTCGATATGACGTAAAAATTCTAAACCTAATCCTCTACCATCACTTGCACCTTCAATGATTCCTGGAATATCTGCCATCATAAATGAATCAAAATCCCCGACCTGAACTACGCCCAGTTTAGGTGTCAATGTAGTAAATTCATAGTTAGCTACTTGAGGTCTAGCATTTGAGAGCGTAGAGATCAGTGTCGACTTCCCTACATTTGGATACCCAACTAATCCTACATCAGCAACCATTTTCATCTCAAGTCTGACATGTTTGGTAATACCCGGCAAACCAGGTTGTGCATATGTTGGTCTTTGGTTACTTGCATTTTTAAAGTGCATATTTCCAAGACCGCCTTTTCCACCTTCTAGAAAGAGTACCTTTTCACCCTCTTCAAGTAGGTCAAAAAGCTCTTCACCCGTTTCTACATCGACTACAGTGGTTCCCGGTGGTACGATAATCGTCGTATCTTGACCCTTACGTCCATATTTTTTACGTCCCTCTCCTGGTTTCCCATTCTCCGCTTTAATATGGTTACGCCCACGAAGTGCGGAGAGTGTATCGGTATTGTTGTCTACTATAAAATAGACTGAACCGCCACGGCCCCCGTCACCACCGTCAGGTCCTCCCTTTACAACAAATTTTTCTGTCCAAAATGAAACACATCCCGCTCCACCTTTACCTGAGCTTACAGTAAGCTCTACACTATCTACAAACATCTATAAAAACCTTTAAATATATGAAAATCTCTCAAACTATCATGAAAATCAATAAATTGTAGAATTATATCCAAAATCAAAAAATAGTTATAATGAAGAGGGTATATAAAACATATAAAATACTATCTATAATCTCATAAAACTGTAAGTTAGCTATATGAAAATGAAAGAGTGATTGAAAATTGAATTTGACAGAAATGCCTGGCAAAAAGCCAGACAGAAGTATTAAGAATTATGCAGGTACTACTGATACTTTCTTTTGTTTAGCAGTGTGGTTTTCAAACTTAACAACACCTTCGATCATTGCGAAGATTGTATGGTCTTTACCAATACCAACACCATTACCTGGTCTTACTTTTGTACCTCTTTGTCTAATGATGATATTTCCCGGTACTACCGCTTCACCACCAGCTTTTTTAACACCTAAACGACGTCCCGCTGAATCACGGTTATTCTGAGTTGATCCCTGACCTTTTTTATGTGCCATTTCTTCTCCTTCTTTACTTAATTATGCGATTGAAGTAATTCTTACTCTAGTAAAGTCTCTTCTGAAACCTCTTTTTAGCTTAGAGTCTTTTCTTCTTCTTTTTTTGTAAATGATCACTTTTTTATCTCTACCTTCGTTGATCACTTCACCTTTAACTACAGCACCCTCTACAAAAGGAGTTCCTACAGTTAGTTCACCATTGTCGATTGCAAGAACTTCTTTGAATTCTACTGCAGATTTTGGCTCAAGATTCATATTGTCAAAAGCGATGATATCACCCTCTTTTACTTTGAACTGCTGGCCACTTGCTTTAATGATTGCGTACATTGCAAACCCTTTACTACTAATTTTAAAAGTTCGTGATTATACCCAAACAAGTTTTAATTTAATTTTAAACTAAACTTATTTTCCTGCTAGTATGTGTAATTTGCACCTGCCAACGCTATACATTCTATCTCAACAAGCACATTTTTAGGTAACGTTTTCACTGCAACTGTACTTCTTGCAGGTTTATGCAGACCAAAATAATGCGCATATACCTCATTCACTTTTTCAAAGTCATTCATGTTTGCTAAAAAGATTGTTGTTTTAACTACATCGTTAAAGTGCGCACCCGCAGCTTCCAGTACATAGTAAAGATTTTTCATTACTTGATGTGTTTGATGTTCTATATCACCTGACTCCAATGTTCCATCCGGTTTCAATGCGATTTGTCCTGATGTAAAGATAAAACCATTTGCTTCAATCGCCTGAGAATAAGGTCCTATTGCCTGCGGTGCGTCTTTTGTTGAGATTTCTTTCATTCTATTCTATCCTTTCTGTTTTTTTATTTTGTATTTCTTTCATAAAAGATATAGGAAGTCGAGTAATCAGAAAATTCAAAATAAACCTTCTGTTCTCCCGGATCTTTTTGAAGATTAAAATTGACATCATCAATTCCGTATCCATAACGATAAGGTCTCATTTTACTGTCATTCGTCCCATATGCCGTGGAAAGTTTATCGATTTTGATAAAGCGATGTACCAGCTTGTCTCCAGCATAAACATCAAGTACTCCATTTGTTCCTGTCCAATTCTGCAAAGAACGGCTCAAAGAGTTTTGAGTCTCCTGTGTACAACTAACCAAAAAGAGTGAAAGCAGTGCAAAAAAAATTAATTTCAATTTCATTATCTCATTCTCCTTTTTAGTTATTTTAACATCTTTACGCTGTCGGCATTCCAAATTTCTGAGTGATCAATTCGCCTTCGCCGTTAAAGTAAAGGTAATAAAGCTTATCTTTTACAACAGGCAATCCTGCAAGATATCTGAGTGCAAGATTTGCCTGTAGGGATGCTATATGCATAACGATCGGTGCAGCTATACCTCCCGGCTTATGGTCAGAAAGGTTAAAGACTTGAAAGCTTGATGCTTCAAAGAAACAGACTTGACCGTTAAACTCTTCTACACTGGCATAGATCCAAGGTGTTTCATTTTCTTTGGCAAACTTGTCAATTTGACCTCTTGTGGGAAGGTTATCCGTTGCATCCAGGATCAGATCATATCCATTTCCCATACCTGTAAACTCTTCAAAGTTCATTTCAAAAGCTACGGCTTTGACAAAAGGATTTTTTTTCTCGATGAGTTGGGCTACTGATCTGGCCTTATTCTTCCCTTCGTCCTCAAGTGTAAATGCAATTTGCCGGTGAATATTATGATCAGAAACCGTATCAAAATCCACCATATGTATCTCACCGATGCCTGAAGTACCAAGGGCCATTGCCAGGCTGCACCCAAGTCCTCCCGAACCTATAATCGCGATCTTTTTTTTCTGGAGGTTCTGCTGTACGTTTGAGCCCCATAGCTGAATCTGACGATTGAAATACTCTTCTTGCGTTACCATCCCTTGTATCATATCCGTCCTTTCAATTCTTTCTCAAATTCCCATGCTTTTCGATGTTCTGTTACTTCAACTTTATCTATGACTTCAACCAGCATAGACTCTTTGTCTTCAAGCATCATCTCAACTTCACCTTCAGGATTTACAAGCATAGTATCACCGTAAAATCTCCACTTTACGTCATCATCCTGATACTCTCCCAAACGATTAGCTCTTAATATAAAACAGCCATGTAAAAAAGCTTTGGTTTTTATGATCTCTCTCCAGCGGTTATGAGAACCGAAGGTTGAAGCAGTCGGTAAAAGTACAAGATCTACTTTTTTA
This is a stretch of genomic DNA from Sulfurovum zhangzhouensis. It encodes these proteins:
- a CDS encoding F0F1 ATP synthase subunit B family protein — encoded protein: MKKLALYALFLVPAVVLASSGNAGESHYFQITGRETDFVPRLVNFIIFAGLLYYLLANPIKNFFKGRQAGIESRLKEIEEKLQAAKDMKREAEERVEEAEARAAQIIEDAKKEAVILAEGIARANETELNAMQKQFDEKLVLEEKKSAREVIDEVLGESITNDDIMLGESKVIEIVKKKVA
- a CDS encoding FoF1 ATP synthase subunit B' is translated as MLDLHLPLMLFVLVLFITLIVLLNNMLFQPLIKFMDDRDNSIAKDLEAAKGLSGNTDELNAKADDILSNAKAEAAAIRQKAIDDEKALAASKVETKQSELEQEYASFVEKLASNREELKNSLLSQMPLFKESLKAKFSKL
- a CDS encoding ParB/RepB/Spo0J family partition protein gives rise to the protein MALGRGLGEILSEVEEAYAKDLSSIDSSELEAQGARVAEIEVSTISPNPFQPRKHFDEKALQELSESIKEHGLLQPIVVIEKGDGYMLIAGERRLRAHKLANLPVVKAIIADVDIDDIRLRELALIENIQRENLNPIELANSYAELIEVHGIRHEDLSDIVHKSRSQITNTMRLLTLSDYAQEQLVEGNISQGHAKVLVGLDALKQKVIIDSIVGQKLSVREAENIVKNYKNNNEQKSKTQAQSTFMDDYKAAINAALPFKHKIKSKSVEISFSSSQEIENFLSILKKA
- a CDS encoding ParA family protein gives rise to the protein MSEVISIANQKGGVGKTTTAVNLAASLAQKDKKVLLIDIDPQSNATTSLGFTRGDYEFNVYHVLIGSKKFSEVILKTEIKKLHIVPSNIGLVGIEKEFYSPKKKNRELILKEKIKEIADRYDYIIIDSPPALGPITINALSASDSVIIPIQCEFFALEGLAQLLNTVSLLKKTINPKLKIKGFLPTMYSNQNNLSKQVLADLTHHFKDKLFHISKSKECIVIPRNVKIAESPSFGKPISEYAASSKGSVAYSELANVIIRN
- a CDS encoding biotin--[acetyl-CoA-carboxylase] ligase, whose translation is MEIISFDILPSTQKYIIDELKSGRLNPPCAVIAYEQSAGIGSRDNAWSGGKGNFFASIAISLDQLPSDLPLSSASIYFSYIMKQVLLEYNEKIWLKWPNDFYLNDEKVGGTITKKIDKILVCGIGINLKNEQNAYKALGIDIHPEILLEKYLFALKKFPKWKDIFSEYQVEFELSRRFSVHVENLKKSLSDAILEEDGSLLINGKKVYSLR
- the fmt gene encoding methionyl-tRNA formyltransferase translates to MSYKIVYMGTPHYAKEILATLIDADDMDVSLVLTQPDRPVGRKKILTPPPVKVLAEKHDIEVLQPNRLSDEGIVEAITAQKPDFIIVAAFGQLLPKSVLDIAPCINLHASLLPKYRGASPVQQSLLNGDKVTGVTSMLMEEGLDTGPMLEKIMFEIPQDMRLHALMEQLTNDACTLTLSTIRNFNDITPDAQNDTEATLCKKIKKSDGEVDFADAQILYNKYRAFEGWPGIFASNGTKFDEISLVESEKEHKAFELLGFEEDSVIVGCSKGSVKIGTIQPASKKPVEAKAYCVGRGIKVGDHII
- the proB gene encoding glutamate 5-kinase, which translates into the protein MSRVVIKVGSHVLTENGMIAKRRMLALVELITVLKSNGYEVILVSSGAVAAGYTKLPLDRKSVANRQALAAIGQPLLLKMYQEQFDIFDIFCSQVLLSADVFESEKPIAHAKVAIDTLLTNGVIPIINENDTVSIDELVFGDNDRLSAHVAHYFDANLLVILSDIDAFYDKDPNRYEDAQRRAVVTELLPEELEAEHTPNNEFATGGIVTKLLSADFLMKHNREMFLASGFDLSDVKSFLIDKVHQGGTLFTTNK
- the obgE gene encoding GTPase ObgE, producing the protein MFVDSVELTVSSGKGGAGCVSFWTEKFVVKGGPDGGDGGRGGSVYFIVDNNTDTLSALRGRNHIKAENGKPGEGRKKYGRKGQDTTIIVPPGTTVVDVETGEELFDLLEEGEKVLFLEGGKGGLGNMHFKNASNQRPTYAQPGLPGITKHVRLEMKMVADVGLVGYPNVGKSTLISTLSNARPQVANYEFTTLTPKLGVVQVGDFDSFMMADIPGIIEGASDGRGLGLEFLRHIERTKTLLLLIDAANYREMKYQYESLLVELERYSEKLAQRKFAVAITKTDTFAVEEVNKLTEKFLSDIGLSANKTLNKFKANPEYSSYGFEKDFGVKLPQHEPLFVIPISSVTHLNTEALRYTLNDFVKAVKEEEQEEA
- the rpmA gene encoding 50S ribosomal protein L27, translating into MAHKKGQGSTQNNRDSAGRRLGVKKAGGEAVVPGNIIIRQRGTKVRPGNGVGIGKDHTIFAMIEGVVKFENHTAKQKKVSVVPA
- the rplU gene encoding 50S ribosomal protein L21, encoding MYAIIKASGQQFKVKEGDIIAFDNMNLEPKSAVEFKEVLAIDNGELTVGTPFVEGAVVKGEVINEGRDKKVIIYKKRRRKDSKLKRGFRRDFTRVRITSIA
- a CDS encoding RidA family protein, coding for MKEISTKDAPQAIGPYSQAIEANGFIFTSGQIALKPDGTLESGDIEHQTHQVMKNLYYVLEAAGAHFNDVVKTTIFLANMNDFEKVNEVYAHYFGLHKPARSTVAVKTLPKNVLVEIECIALAGANYTY
- a CDS encoding HesA/MoeB/ThiF family protein gives rise to the protein MIQGMVTQEEYFNRQIQLWGSNVQQNLQKKKIAIIGSGGLGCSLAMALGTSGIGEIHMVDFDTVSDHNIHRQIAFTLEDEGKNKARSVAQLIEKKNPFVKAVAFEMNFEEFTGMGNGYDLILDATDNLPTRGQIDKFAKENETPWIYASVEEFNGQVCFFEASSFQVFNLSDHKPGGIAAPIVMHIASLQANLALRYLAGLPVVKDKLYYLYFNGEGELITQKFGMPTA